Proteins from one Emys orbicularis isolate rEmyOrb1 chromosome 2, rEmyOrb1.hap1, whole genome shotgun sequence genomic window:
- the TMEM74 gene encoding transmembrane protein 74: protein MACMELLYLTKKGRRSDLCNNVDWSLQAPPYEHQSDGDDMGARTAAAVAALCCDRHCKSTQRAATAGPTQAPLSSTPTPSFSWQHAAASSSTQPCCQPAHLDGEEEAEKKRACCCAQELETSFTYRDENVNLEHTRNAPSSVKSCCQVPPAQHSSSTEIASDWAHDPTSLISEEDDTGSEAGSGKSIDYGFISAILFLVSGILLVIISYVVPRDVTVDPNTVAAREMERLENESARIGAHLDRCVIAGLCLLTLGGVVLSSLLMMSMWKGELYRRNRFASSQESAKLYGSFNFRMKSSTNDNTLELSLVEEDAFTIDN, encoded by the coding sequence ATGGCTTGTATGGAGCTTCTGTACCTCACCAAGAAAGGTAGGCGATCAGATCTGTGCAACAATGTGGACTGGAGTTTGCAAGCCCCTCCCTATGAACATCAGAGTGATGGGGATGATATGGGGGCTAGAACAGCAGCTGCGGTGGCAGCTCTCTGCTGCGATAGGCACTGCAAGTCTACACAAAGGGCAGCCACAGCAGGTCCCACCCAGGCACCCCTTTCCTCCACTCCTACCCCCTCCTTCTCCTGGCAGCATGCAGCAGCATCAAGCAGtacccagccctgctgccagccAGCTCACTTGGATGGAGAAGAGGAAGCAGAAAAGAAGAGAGCCTGTTGCTGTGCCCAGGAACTGGAGACATCGTTTACTTATAGGGATGAAAATGTCAATCTGGAGCATACGAGAAACGCCCCTTCTTCTGTGAAGAGTTGCTGCCAGGTTCCCCCTGCCCAGCATAGCTCCTCTACAGAGATCGCATCTGATTGGGCTCATGATCCTACCTCCCTGATCTCTGAGGAAGATGATACTGGATCAGAAGCTGGTTCAGGGAAATCTATAGACTATGGGTTCATTAGTGCCATCTTGTTCCTGGTTAGTGGGATTTTGCTCGTTATTATTTCCTATGTGGTACCCAGAGATGTGACTGTGGATCCTAACACTGTAGCAGCCAGGGAGATGGAGCGACTGGAGAATGAGAGCGCTAGAATCGGGGCTCACTTGGATAGGTGTGTGATCGCTGGGCTGTGTCTCTTAACTCTGGGGGGTGTGGTGCTGTCCAGTTTATTAATGATGTCTATGTGGAAAGGGGAGCTGTACAGGAGGAATAGATTTGCATCCTCCCAGGAATCTGCAAAGCTGTATGGTTCTTTCAATTTTAGAATGAAATCCAGCACAAATGATAATACACTAGAGTTATCATTAGTAGAAGAAGA